A window from Chrysemys picta bellii isolate R12L10 chromosome 2, ASM1138683v2, whole genome shotgun sequence encodes these proteins:
- the LOC135981412 gene encoding uncharacterized protein LOC135981412 produces MECINVTGHVVLDVTDHSEKDTADVGKVLCDAELFSAEESVKEIEDNSFSTLQNGSAADEGQADFIPFEKELALQPESADKANAKCSDSCLDNVDDKLVVRAAPAVTEDHSSNISVPGGGLETDPWLANWDPTVNNDPWGFSSLSDGQTNGFDNWPFSPKQQDSEESNMENTWPSFSDKWSTQGLGSIDISWGDMGVTTSNKNQEVSLKQGSSGEQASISNSGPSKEIARPLVLFQVGNSRNASTESSTSPKDNETNNSDLSEDEIANRRYGLLYQEIEADKEEVPTPVCSIV; encoded by the coding sequence ATGGAGTGCATAAATGTTACGGGACATGTTGTCCTAGATGTTACAGACCACTCTGAAAAGGACACTGCAGATGTTGGAAAAGTTCTGTGTGATGCTGAATTATTCAGTGCAGAAGAGTCTGTTAAAGAAATTGAAGACAATAGCTTCAGCACCCTCCAAAATGGTAGTGCTGCTGATGAAGGTCAAGCTGACTTTATACCCTTTGAAAAAGAATTGGCActgcagcctgagtcagctgacaaaGCTAATGCAAAGTGCAGTGATTCTTGTTTAGATAATGTGGACGATAAATTGGTAGTTagggcagcacctgcagtgaCCGAAGACCATAGTAGTAACATTAGTGTCCCTGGAGGAGGCTTGGAAACAGATCCCTGGCTGGCAAATTGGGATCCCACAGTTAATAATGATCCCTGGGGGTTTTCTAGTCTGTCAGATGGCCAAACAAATGGATTTGATAACTGGCCCTTTTCCCCTAAGCAACAAGACTCAGAGGAAAGTAATATGGAAAACACCTGGCCAAGCTTTAGTGATAAATGGTCTACCCAAGGCTTGGGAAGTATAGATATTAGCTGGGGAGACATGGGTGTAACCACAAGCAATAAAAATCAGGAGGTATCTTTAAAACAAGGCTCATCCGGGGAGCAGGCAAGCATTAGCAACTCTGGACCAAGCAAGGAGATAGCTAGACCCTTGGTTCTGTTTCAAGTGGGAAATTCCAGAAACGCTAGCACCGAGAGTTCAACTAGTCCCAAAGACAATGAGACCAACAACTCAGATTTATCTGAAGATGAAATTGCTAACCGGAGATATGGATTATTGTACCAGGAAATTGAGGCTGATAAAGAAGAGGTACCTACCCCAGTGTGTAGCATAGTCTAG